The Syngnathus typhle isolate RoL2023-S1 ecotype Sweden linkage group LG14, RoL_Styp_1.0, whole genome shotgun sequence genome segment AGCAGATGGGGTATCCTGTTCTCCCACCCGAAGGACTTCACCCCCGTGTGCACCACTGAGCTGGCGTGCGCCGCCAGCCTCAGCGACAAGTTCGCCAAGCGCGGTGTCAAGATGATTGCCCTATCTGTCGACAGTGTGGCCGATCACCGCGGATGGAGCAAGGTGCAGGGCAGTCgcacacaaatgcacatgtCTGTTGAACGTTGTTTAACAGGTcgggcctgtgtgtgtgtgtgtgtgtgtgcacatcagTCTATTGTTGCATAACTTTAAAACGCAAGCAGCAACCTGCCTCGAGGTCATCCAACTGCGCCGTCATTTTCAAACCTTTTGACTGGCGAACTTGGAAGATCATTAAAATGGGAATTATTTACTTTGCCCTCTAAACTTACTGAAAGGAGAACAaataagacaaacaaaacaaagtcatATAAAAGAGGCTGACAACAAAAGATGTCCTCTGCATAGACTTAACGTGTTTGTGCACGCAGGATGTGATGGGCTTCAACAGTCAGGCTTCAAATCCTTTGCCCTTCCCCATCATTGCTGACGAAAAAAGGGAGCTGGCCAACAAGTTGGGAATGCTGGACCCCGATGAGATCGATGGCGACGGCATCCCGCTCACCGCTCGCTGTGTAAGCAACTCGCTGTTGTTGTAATTTGCCACCTGCTGAGTTGAGACAAAATGACCCCCTTTCTTGACATTTGTAACCTTTGTCCAGGTGTTTGTGATCGGACCCGACAAGCGGCTGAAGCTGTCCATCCTCTACCCGGCCACCACGGGGAGGAACTTTGACGAGCTGCTGCGCGTTATTGACTCACTGCAGCTGACGGCGCAGAAGAAGGTGGCCACGCCTGTGGACTGGAAGGTACGCCCAACGacctcccgccccctttttaaaaaaaaaattctgattacTATGCCTATCACAACCATGGGACGGActacattttgtcattttgcagcCTGGAGACAAAGTCATGGTACTTCCCAACGTCTCCGATGCCGAAGCGGCCTCTCTTTTCCCCAATGGCGTCACCGTTAAAGAGGTTCCATCTGGGAAAAAATACCTGCGCTACACTCAGCTCTGAAGACCTTCAGCGAATCACAATGGaaatataaaaaattaaaaatagtaCACCGCAACAATAAACAAGAATTTGTGCCTTCTGTATCATTCCATAATAAACAACAAACTTTGCACttaaattcaaaatgtttttttccacccacAAACGTTTGTCTGTTATTCAGTCTCTAAGCCACTAAGTGTCGCTGTTGCCTTACATATAAAATACGGCAGGCTTGCACTACTACATGTCACCAATAGACGTCGCTAAAGGCACGCTGCAGTGCGgcgactgatttttttttctcccaaattAGTGAGTTCGTTTTGATTGTAAAAACACcacttttaataaacattttaaattttaaacgATTTAGTTTCCATCATGTGGATAAAAGCCTGACTTCACTAGAAAACTAGGGATTACAGTCACTAgttgcattttcttttgaaaaataatcactAGAGGTGTCAGAAAGGTaactaaaatgacaaaattgtgtTTCTCTCGTCTAATTAGAATTTGCTACTCACAAATTCGCCTATTTGCAGTTTCTTGGGGGGGGGAGTAATATTGTGTACTGTACTTGCAATAAGATTATTCGCTGTTatcccacaagatggcgccaaagcccaGTTTCATTAAAAAATAGTGTTTTGGCATGATCTTCTGCCATTAATAGGCAAATATAAATCTTATCTTGGGGTTGCAGAATTTTGTGAATGTTTGCTATTTTTGTCGGAATGTCGCTAtgaactactttttttttcctcctcaaaaATTTAACACGGGGTTCCTCAAATTACAACCAACTCAGCTAGTGGGAGtgccctcctccacctcctcctccttgtcttGTCTATCATGTTGGACAACAGCCACATTATGTAAACAGAACAGCAGTGCAGATCAAATGCATTTGTGCTGTGCCACAACAACACTAGCCTTGCAAAAGCAAACATAAGAAGTGCTTCGACGCTGGCTCAACTGCCCTCCTTTCTACCCCGGGCCCCTCTCTATGTTCATCTGTCATTCTGGACCCTCCTCCAGTGTTGTAATACAACACTGAGGCCGGTACCAGCTGCACGCTCACCCATGTACACACGTTTGTGTAGTGGTGCCGATCAAAGACATAAACAGTGCTGTGAAAGGACTGGCCTCCCACCAAACTCCCTCATATCTCAGGcaagataccccccccccccactcctgcCCTCAGAGTAGCCAGGATTGATAAGCAAAACAAGCGCTCAGTCATATTGTGACACATCGGAGCCGCCCACCCCCTTGACGATTTACAGGCGGGATTTGACGAGTCAGGCTCTGCTTATTGTGAGGGTAGATCATGTTTGAGTTGTTTTAAAAACTGCCAATAAATTAGAAATACTTCAACTAGCAGAGGTGGAAATTAGTCAGTGTCACCTTTCCCCCCATTTAGTCAATTGTCCATGTTAATATTTGTAATAATTATATGAGCCTCTGAGGCTTTTCTAAATGAATTTCTTTTATGAGTGGCAAGAGAAAACAAATGTACAATACAAAACGCTCTCAAGAGCCAAAAGAGTTCATGAGAACTGTTAGCCAAAGATTTTTCCCT includes the following:
- the prdx6 gene encoding peroxiredoxin-6: MPGILLGDEFPNFEADTTIGRIKFHDFLGKSWGILFSHPKDFTPVCTTELACAASLSDKFAKRGVKMIALSVDSVADHRGWSKDVMGFNSQASNPLPFPIIADEKRELANKLGMLDPDEIDGDGIPLTARCVFVIGPDKRLKLSILYPATTGRNFDELLRVIDSLQLTAQKKVATPVDWKPGDKVMVLPNVSDAEAASLFPNGVTVKEVPSGKKYLRYTQL